The following are encoded together in the Drosophila sechellia strain sech25 chromosome 3R, ASM438219v1, whole genome shotgun sequence genome:
- the LOC6606466 gene encoding homeotic protein empty spiracles, with amino-acid sequence MVTCGRQTFNMLPMAPTSPFVSSSSSVAASSTSVSASSTVSASASSKPKLAFSIDSIVGESSTRSAPLRVSVISSPPPRSESPASPTNTNNSGRRTPRGYIYCRRRDSLDRSRSPQRSPVSRSPSPPNAGGNPPAAGNTSKSGDPSSGAGNPPTLIRPLPLPAPNLALIGNRTSPNAMAVRMAGPPHPPPQPPPFLAAQFQMAAALAHHHQQQQQQQQQQQLPPVPTGPPHGPHPHLPPGQIPIGIFPGGPHAGHPPHGHHPFGSAPHLIRDSYPLYPWLLSRHGRIFPRFPGNFLFQPFRKPKRVRTAFSPTQLLKLEHAFEGNHYVVGAERKQLAQGLSLTETQVKVWFQNRRTKHKRMQQEGGDGSDTKSNKGSSSGGGGGGDGEDDAKHDGSQHSYEDAEDPEDEDEIEEDDEDEVIDMDDYGSEMDAEEHQRLREQFQQQLAQHQQQFMQQNPGEAATLSPQQQHQLLQQHQQHLQQQHQQQQQHFIQQQQLYLREREREREREREREREKSRERENQ; translated from the exons ATGGTCACCTGCGGCCGGCAAACGTTCAACATGCTGCCCATGGCGCCGACGAGTCCTTTTGTAAGCAGCAGCTCCTCGGTGGCCGCATCCTcgacttccgtttccgccagCAGCACCGTTTCCGCCTCCGCGAGCAGCAAGCCCAAGCTGGCCTTCAGCATCGACTCGATTGTGGGCGAATCCTCGACGAGATCGGCTCCTCTAAGGGTCAGTGTGATATCTTCGCCGCCGCCGCGCAGCGAAAGTCCCGCTTCGCCGACGAACACGAACAACAGTGGGCGCCGGACGCCCAGGGGCTATATCTACTGCCGCAGAAGGGATTCGCTGGACCGATCGCGCAGTCCGCAGAGATCACCGGTCAGCCGGTCGCCATCGCCCCCCAATGCAGGAGGCAATCCGCCAGCGGCGGGGAATACTTCAAAGTCTGGGGATCCATCGTCGGGAGCGGGAAATCCTCCAACCCTCATCCGTCCGTTGCCTCTGCCGGCGCCAAATCTAGCTTTAATCGGGAACCGCACCTCACCGAACGCCATGGCGGTGCGCATGGCGGGTCCGCCACACCCGCCGCCGCAGCCACCGCCGTTCCTTGCCGCCCAGTTCCAAATGGCTGCTGCACTGGCTCatcatcaccagcagcagcagcagcaacaacagcaacagcaacttccGCCCGTGCCAACTGGACCGCCACATGgtccgcatccgcatctgcCGCCCGGCCAAATTCCAATTGGAATCTTTCCCGGCGGACCGCATGCCGGACATCCTCCACACGGACACCATCCGTTCGGGAGTGCGCCGCATCTGATCCGGGATAGCTATCCGCTGTATCCATGGCTGCTCAGCCGACACGGACGCATTTTTCCACGATTTCCAGGCA ATTTCCTGTTCCAGCCATTCCGCAAGCCAAAGCGGGTGCGCACCGCCTTCTCGCCGACGCAGCTGCTCAAGCTGGAGCACGCCTTCGAGGGGAACCACTACGTGGTGGGGGCGGAGCGGAAGCAGTTGGCCCAGGGACTCAGCCTGACCGAAACACAG GTTAAGGTGTGGTTCCAGAACCGACGCACCAAGCACAAGCGGATGCAGCAGGAGGGCGGCGATGGCAGCGACACCAAGAGCAACAAGGGCAGCTCCTCCGGCGGCGGAGGCGGCGGCGATGGGGAGGACGATGCCAAGCACGATGGGTCGCAGCACAGCTACGAGGATGCAGAGGATCcggaggacgaggacgagatcgaggaggacgacgaggacgaggtGATCGACATGGACGACTACGGCAGCGAAATGGATGCGGAGGAGCACCAGCGGCTGCGGGAGCAGTTCCAGCAGCAGTTGgcccagcaccagcagcagttcATGCAGCAGAATCCCGGTGAGGCGGCCACCCTCAgtccgcagcagcagcaccagttgctgcagcagcaccagcagcatctgcagcagcagcaccagcagcagcagcagcacttcattcagcagcagcagctctaTCTGCGGGAAAGGGAGAGGGAGAGGGAGAGGGAAAGGGAGAGGGAGCGGGAAAAGTCGCGGGAGCGGGAAAATCAGTAA
- the LOC6606467 gene encoding calcineurin B homologous protein 3: MLSVEIFKYFNFKKSVLIGRPYRMGCLCLRKFASYPSVPQDIMNNLKMNTALSRSQIKYLYIRFYQFSGGGKDPPSHLHKYNFYSGLLQLNPLLPTILNSMFGDKVTITFVDFALFLSTFQAHSLKTSNELKNVMMDKKLRLIFNMYDNNKDGRITKYDLVVVVHKLFSNLLDHVQIMRIVDTMMKEMDHTDSNQIMFQDFCKAFAVFDMTEMVVTWIPEYHGRTTDDLQ; encoded by the exons ATGCTGTCAGTGGAAATTTTTAAGTACTTTAATTTTAAGAAATCTGTTTTAATTGGAAGGCCCTACAGAATGGGATGTCTGTGCTTGAGGAAGTTCGCCTCGTATCCCTCAGTTCCACAGGACATTATGAACAACCTCAAGATGAATACAGCAC TAAGTCGTAGTCAGATCAAGTATCTGTATATTCGATTCTACCAGTTTTCAGGTGGAGGCAAAGATCCGCCAAGTCATCTGCACAAGTACAATTTCTATTCAGGACTACTGCAACTAAACCCCTTACTGCCAACCATATTGAACTCCATGTTCGGGGATAAAGTGACAATTACCTTTGTGGATTTCGCTCTGTTTCTGAGCACCTTTCAGGCCCATTCTCTTAAAACCTCCAATGAGCTTAAAAATGTGATGATGGACAAGAAGTTAAGGT TAATTTTCAACATGTACGATAACAACAAGGACGGTCGTATTACAAAGTATgacttagttgtagttgtcCACAAGCTGTTTTCAAATCTATTGGATCACGTGCAGATCATGCGCATTGTGGATACCATGATGAAGGAAATGGATCATACGGATTCGAACCAAATAATGTTCCAAGACTTCTGCAAAGCATTTGCAGTTTTCGATATGACCGAAATGGTGGTCACCTGGATACCCGAATACCATGGTCGAACCACAGATGATTTGCAATAA